The Neodiprion lecontei isolate iyNeoLeco1 chromosome 6, iyNeoLeco1.1, whole genome shotgun sequence sequence AAATATAGCGAgcctttgaaaaaaaaatctcagctCGTCGCGGCTGACGAAAGTAATTACGGCGAACCGTACAGGTCCATCGATTGGACCCAGTATAATATAGATCCGAAATTCGAATTTGCAGATGACTTTTTggcaaatgattttttcaaagaatacaatgaatttttttacggcAGTCATGGCGATTCCGGGCATGATCATGATTTTCACTTCGATCACGAAGATCACGGCGATCACGGCTTAGAGGATGACATTGGCCACCATTTCGAAGGCGGCCACAGCGCGGAGGATTTCTTCGACCATTCGAACTTTGGCGGAGATTATCACGAAAAGGGAGCTGGTGAAAAGAACAGTAACTTCGGGAACAAGAGTGGTAGCAAAAAGAGCACAAAAGAAACGGGGTATCATAACATACTGCACAAAGATGAATTTAACAAAGATCACACATTCTACTCAAACGCGGACCAGGATGGTCACTTCGATAACGAAAAGGATTACCATGGGCATCATTCCCTGCACGACAAGAATCACGAAAATGCCGATCATCGGGACTCTCGTTCGCACGGTGACTATCACGGAAAGGGTCACGACGAAGACAAGGGGCACTACATCGATGACGATGTTTCTCATCACGTCGAATATGATCACGCGTCCTTTTTCGGCGATAAATCTGAGTACAACGATGCCGGGGACGATGAATATGGCATCGAGCACGAAGATAAGCATGAGTATTGAAAGCTGATCGTGAACTAAATATCTTACCTCGACTTGTAGCGAACTAGCTTTCTAAGGCCTCGTATATTCGAAGTTTCAGCCTTCGAGGGTAAGGCAAGCCCCTCAATGGCTGCAGGTGAATAATTAGTTGGTTGTTTACGTGAGTAAGTCTTGGACGAGTGGTACGAGCATTTAACTTTCTACAGGGAGAAATTTCAGTAACGTTATTTCCCAAATAGAAATAACATATGATTTACGATATATACATCGCATGTACCTACGATTAGTTGAAATAAATAGTACACATAGCGTGGATATCAGAAAATTGTCACTACCGCCACAACGCCATATTACATCTTGTACAATAAATAAccatataataaaataatgttacAGAGTCGATACATTCGCCATGCATAGAATCATATTACGCTTATTGCATCGCCTATTAATAGATCTTCTTGACATAGTCATCCGATGATTGTCCATACTTCTTCTCCCCCTTGTGACCGTCCTTCTTGGCGTATTCAATCTCGTTATCAAAGTGCTCCTTCTCTCCTGCTTCTCGATCGTGGCCTTGAACAGCGCCGTACTGATGTCCGTTTGTGAACGATCCCTTCTTCGCCTGGTTGTCCTCGTGGTGAGCAGCGTCAACCTTTTCGGCCTTCTCGTACTCACCCTTGGCGGCGTCGTGATGCGCGTTTTCTGATCCGTACGTCTCCTTTTGGCCGCTGGCGTGATCGGAGTCATAGAAGGACGTGTCCTTCTTGAACTCGTCCTTGTGGTAAACGTTGTGGAAGCCGGACGTCTTGTGCCCCTTTTTGTGTCCCCCGCTCTTGTGGAAGGTCTCTCCCTTCTCGCCCTTGGCGGCGGCGTTCGACTCGGCgtactttttctcctcttcggCTTCACCTTTTTTCGCTCCACCGGCGCTGCTGTACGCGCCCGCTTGCTTCTCCTCGTCTATCTTCCCCTTCTCGCCCTTGTCGAACCCCTCGGAGACCTTGTAGCCCTTGGAGCCCTTCTCGCCAGCGGCGGCCGCTTCAGCCGCCTGGAACTCGGCACCACCCCCGTTGTTGTACGCCCCTGCGCTAGCGGCTCCACCAATGCCTCCGTGTCCCAATCCCCCAAGAGATCCCGTTATTGGAATGTACTGACCATGAGCTAGACCAGCCCCTACGCCGATTCTGCCGTACCCCAGGCCCCCCTGCAATCCCCCTGCCTGAATCAGCCCACCCCCCAAACCCCCCAGCCCCTGAAGCCCATCGCCCAGTCCGCCCCCGAGTCCAGCTAGGCCAATACCGTTTTTTGAAATCCCGTAACCAAGCCCCAGACTGCCAGCTGCGCCCCCGCCATAACCAAGTCCGCCGATTCCCAGCCCAGTCTCGTCAAAGCCGCCCCCACCGATATTTCCGCTGTAGCCGTTCATGGAGGCAATATTGTTGGATCCGATATCACCTGCGTGATCGAGCCAATTAGTAATGATTGGTGCGGAATGAGTAGTGAAGTTGATCGAGACCGGCGTTAAAATCCTTTTAAAGTAGGAGCAAATTCTTTAAGTGAAATCGAGGCTTGTGCGACAATATCGaaaggatattattatgaCTATGGTGTTACGAGAGTTGATCGATGAACAGAAACTCGGCGACCTTGCAGTCTGAAGAAATCTTCTATAAATGTCACGTCACTCACCACCACCAAAGTTTCCAATACTGTATTTAGATGGAAAATTAATTCCTGAGCCACCGGAAAATTGTCCAAGTCCCCCGGAACCCCCAAAATTTCCACCTCCGAGTGACCCTATGCCCTGCAAAGGTGAGCCGTAGTTGTAGCCACCGGAAATACCGGAACTCAGCCCTCCGGAGTTGAAAAGTTGGCCTTGACCGTTCCCGTTTCGCCTGAATATGTATCCGGTCGCTGACGTCTCGAGGTCTTCCAATCCGGAGCCGGAGACCACGAGATTTTTGTCGCTGTCATCTGCCGTTAAAACTGGCTCTTTGGCACTGACGGTAAAACTTGAGATGCACACTAACGCGACACTTGCGAgcaatttcattttcggagcTTCTTGAATCTCAGCGTGACAACCTTATCCGACTATTATCCGTAAAACGACGCGGTTTGTTTTAATGTTTAGCATGGGGCCGCAGCTCCTTTTATATGAATAATCTTTGGCAACTGCCGGCTTACTGTTGCCACATGTTCCACGATATGTGGATTACAAGCTAATTAAAGGAATCCTGCTTCCTTCGCTAATTAGACGTATATCCGCTCTCATTCCCGATGTTGCATACTTGTCCCACATATCAGAGTGAGTTCGCCGGCGACAAACTTACGAGACTTTACTCACCAGTCAACCGGAAAATCAGTCTGAATTAAACTTTGGATCCTAGGAGGATCCATAATTAGTATTTTACTTAAAATtcgactgaatttttttctcgaacaaACAACGATGGGACGATAGTTTCATAtgtgatttattcatttcctACGCGCACTTTATTAAAACGTAACTTGaacaacaaaacaaaacagatTCAACCTGGCATAAAGACAGTGCATGATTCGCGTTAGTATAGCAGAGGAAGTTAATCACGAGGTGTATCTGCTGGGTTCATGATGTTCCTTTGCATAGCTATGCTTTTTGCCCGAATTGGCTGCATCCTTCGCGGCGTAATCAGCATAATTTTCATGGTAGCCCTGGTGGCCCTTGGCGTTGCTGTGACCCTGGTCCTCTTTGTAGTCGTGACCCTTGTCAAACCCGCCATCCTTCGCGGCATCATTTTGAGCATATGCAGAGTCGTGATGGCCTCCCTTCTTGAAACCGCCCTCGGTGGACACGTGGTGGTCCCCGAATGCACCCTGTTTTTCGAAGTGGCCACTTTTATGGGCGTCGTCATAAAAGTCGGTGTCCTTCTTGTACTCGTCCTTATGATAAACGTTGTGGAAGCCACTTGTCTTGTGCCCCTTCTTATGAGAGGCCTCCGTCCCGTAGCTTAAACCACCCTCACCCTTTGATCCTTCCTCGTGTCCGGCGTAGTGGCCGCTGGTGCTGCTGTGGGATTTTTTACGCCCACCGTCGGCGCTGTACTGACCTAAAATAAGTGAATTGTAAAATCTAGATACGCCAGTCGCTGATTCCACTGGGTGTCACTTACCCTTGTGATTCTCGCTCTCATGTTCACCCTTCTCGTTGTTATCAAAGTCCTGATGATTTTTGTACCCCTTCTCTCCCTTCTCTCCGTGAGTAGAATGCTTCTTTGCACTATGCTCCGCACCGCTTCCGGACTCGTAGTCAGACCCGCTGATCTTGGCTGGCTCGATGAAGCCGCGCCCGAAAGAAGGATCGTATTCCTcttcatcgtcgtcgtcatcgtcttCATCGTCGTGGTGATGGTCCTCATCGttctcatcatcatcatctgcCTTTTCGTCATCAGCGATTTCAATCTTCCGAGGAACCTGGTCAACCTTCACAGGCACAAAGTAAGGCGCCAGCGGTTCTTTCTGCTTCGGTAACAGCGGTAGGATGTATCCATTGGGCAAACCAAGCTTGTAGTTGTCTGGCGCGTTTTGAGCGTACTGATGCGAGGCTGGTCTAAATTTCAAGATGGTCTCTGGTGCCCTGTAAGCCACGGGAGCCGGTTCGGGTGCAGAGGCGATGTAGCTAACCACCGGGGTTGGGGCGTTGTGGAAATTTCCGGTCGCGTGGTTGTTGAAATGAACGTATGAGACGGGGGCGCCGTGCTGTTGCTGATATGAGTATCCGCTGGCTGAAGCCTCCATGTCGGCAAGATTCGTCCGCGAAACTGACACGCTCTCCAGGTTAGACGGCATCGCGGCAACGCATCCGAGGATGGCGAAGAAACACCACATCATCGTTCGGTACACCACCATTTTCACAACGAGCGCCTGCGCTGAAATACACTTATGTCCGTACAGGGTGAACTGACCACTGGTTGCCTCTGTGTCCAACTGCGAGCCTTTATATACCGGTTTTCTCATACCGTGCATGAAGTATCATTATGCCAGTATAATTTCATGGCCGCTAATAATTCAAGAACAATCTCTCGTTATTGACTATCTTTCGTACCTCCAGCTGAGCGGTGCTGGAAAGATTTTGCGTAACTCAGCGCGCCCTGACGCTAGTCGGTTGAATATCATTTAACGCAATCGCCACCGCTTTGGCCACGGTCACTCGCTGGACGATGGAACCAATTAATTCGGCCACGCCACGAGTGCAGAGTCTTTAAATGTCGACCTGCATGCCCATCGTCGAGGGGCGATAGTCGACTGCATGGCTATTTTTCTTCGGAGATTGCTCGTCGCGGTCGGCCTTAAAGATTATTTTGAATCGGTGCGGGTTTCGGGTTTCTATTGATATTATTCATCGGCGATTATAGTATGAATATAGCATTGACGGGACGTGGTCAAGCGATTTGTGGTTTATCGTTTGCACCACCGTCCAGATCGGCTAACCTTGAGTGCGCAATACCGTTCAGCTTCGTGAAATCTGACAGTTTGTTGAAATACCTGACAAATTGTCCTTCCAAGTGCATTCTCGTCAAACACAGTAGCCAATCCGGTACGTCAGGCAGGCGATTGGCGCAAGGTATAAAAGAGACGGATCTGTATTGGGGTAACAGTTTATATTGGCGACGTTTGTCGAATAGTTTATTAATCCGATTGCGTCGATCGAATAGAAATACATTAGCCTACGTTCTGAAATACAAACGGCAAAGTAAAAAGAGGAAGtaacatacacacatacacacacaaacacacaaaTATGAGTGGCTTGTGGAGAGTTTTTCTGGTGGCCTGTCTACTAGAAGCCTGTTTATCTCATCCGGCGAAGGAGCAGGCTGGCAAAATGTACGTCTCAAAGACGAAGATGTCGGATCTCGAGTCTTCAGCAAGTGGATACGTCTACAAAAACCTCCCGGCGTCGAAGTACGCCGAAATAATAAACGAGGGACTGCGAGAGTTCGAAGAAGCACCCGCTGCAGCTCCAGCGAAAAAATCAGCGAAAAAGGAGTTCGTCCTTCTCCCTTCAATTCAACTGGAGCCTGACGCAGAGATGCTGCCAGCTCATTACACGAGGGTTGAACCACCGGGGGTCGACCACATGGAGATATCGTTCCAGGACCCGGAAGCGTTGGATTCGTACAGGAGTTCGCTGATCGAGGGAACGCCGGAGGCGGACGCGGCGCCCGCCGCTTACGCGAAAACCGGGGAATTCCAGGAGGGCGCCGGGAAGCAATTCGCCGCGGAGAAGCACGTGGCCGAGGGGAAGAAGGGGGAGAAGGGCTTCAAGAAGGCAGAGGAATTCGAGGAGGCTGTCAAGGGTGAGCACGACAACGCGAATCACAAGGGGAGCTACGCCGAGGCGGCGGGCAAGAAAAAGGCCTACGATGAGACAGAGAAGCACTACGCGGGGCACAAGGATTCGGCAGAGGCGGACAAGGGCGCGAGCTACGAGCTGGAGGGCCACCACGAGAAGGGGCACAACAACGCCGGCTTCCACAACGTCTATCACAAGGACGAGTACAAGAAGGACTCGGACTTCTACGACAAGGACCACAGGGGTGGCAAGTTCAGGAAGCACGGTCACTACGGCGAGAAGCACACCTCGGCCGAGGGCGGTTTCAAGAAGGGCGGAAATCACGACTCGGGATACGCCGAGGCCGACGAAGCCAGGGAGGGTGAATTTGCCAAGGGGCACGAGCGGGAGGCAAAGAAGGGGCACGCCGCGAAGCAGGGGTACGGCGGGTTCTTTGGAAATTTCGAAGAGTTCGCTAAAAAGGGCGGCGCCGTCGAAGCGAAGAAATACGGCTTCAGCAGCGGCGACAACGCGAAGGAGTCTCGTTGATGCTAATTACCACTACAATTCGTGTACAGTAGTATTATGGTTTCTCATTAATGTACGGTAGGACCCACCAGACGATAATCGACCTTCtaaatttgtatttattcaaCAATGCACTTATACATTTCTACAGCATGTTCTATATCTGTTAGGTAATAAATTAATGgttcaaatatatttatacttatGTACGTAATGTGTATGTGCGTAGATTTTTGCAAGATCTCTTCATTCATGTTTCCCCTCACTATCTCTCCGTTCAATCATTTTGCCAGCGTTCAACGTCGTAAGAAAGCAAATGGAAAACTTTCATTTCGTTTTACCGCGCTGATCGGATAAATTCGTGATATAACGGATATGTTACAGTGATATTTGTATTGCACGGAACTGCAGGACTGGACCACCGCGAACAATTCGGTTGAGTAACAGTTTTTAGTCGGGTTTAATACCTTTAGTGGATACCGTGCCGCCATGTAGGGGCGGTCATTTCCGTAATTTTGGTAAAAGCACCTGTTTCGGATTTGTCACAAAAGTCAGCGGCGATGATTAATGGGTATTAATAGAACCGCAGCGCCTGCTCGGTGCTACTGTAACGAATTGCAATGAATTGTAGTCAGGACCCCCCATCAAATGAGAATAAAGGCATAATTGATGAAACTATGCGGCCGGCGATAGTGATGCATGCTTGTTTCCCTCGGGGGCCGGGGGACGCGGCGTGGGGCATTCGTAGGCTGCACACACATATGCAGATCACTGCATAGCCACACAGTTTCCGTGCATTCATCAACAATAAGCCGCACTAGATACCGCGGGGACGGAGCACTCCGAGAATGCATAAATCAGCCATTCTCCGCATTGCCATACATAACAGATAACACAACGTAACACGAGTGAATGGAGCTCCTGAATCGCCTGTTCTCACCTCCTTGGACGTCCCAGGCACACTAGCGCTTCCGACGGTTGTTTACAAATTATCGAAATACGTGATTcgaggaatatttttttttgaagaatcTTTCTAAGAACCAGCTCGTTAGCCGTTTTTTCCATTACGCGGTGGGAAAATAACGCAGTAATAAAGACTTTCAAGTCTCACTCGTCTAGGACGGGAGTATTCAAGCTCGTCGGGCCTACAATGGAATGATTCATGGATGCTATTGAAGTACGGCAGGCTAGTATTTGGGGATAGATTGAGATTCATGCTGCTGTAGTGATTGATCCAATTGGAAATCTGTTTTGAATAAGGACGATTCGATTAGTTTTGTATCGAATTGAACGAGACGACAGCGAAGGGTCAAAAAACAGCTGACGGTCCGGATTGATCTGGCGTTGAAGTTTCCTGAACTGCGTCAAAATTGTTaacctaaattttttttaacctaaATCAATCGTTGAATGCACTGGCATCAAATAAATGGCCTCGGCCATGGCGTccaaagttttcaaaaactatTTATCGAAGGTTGCTGGACTTGGCAGTCACTGTTATCGGGCCTTGCAGTTTCACGGATCTCCTCttaacttgaaaaattgctgTCAGGTATTTGACGAGGTTTCAATTAAAACACAATCAAGTTTTGACACTTCGCCTGTCGACCAATCAAACCACTATCGATTGAACTGGTAATTTCAGCAGGCGACACACCAATATTACACAAGGCTAGCCCGCACACAGGACCACGAGGCGATAATGAATGTGATGTGTGATACTTACTTGAAGTGCGAACCTTCCATAGTAAACATCGGGCTTTCCGGGATGGAACTTCCCACCCTAAACCTCATGATTCGCAAGGGGATGAAAGAGGGCATGACCATTGTGGCAGTTCGTGGGGATGACGAGGCTGTGATCGGAGCCGCGGTAAATACCGGGTCATGTCCTTGGAATCCTGATCATCTCCTGCGGTTTGCAAAGTGTTGCCAATGCGGCCCCATTCAGGATCTTCTGAGGTTCTACGCTTACGTGACAGCGACGCCACAGCTCTGGCAGAAGTACTGCATCCTCAAGATATTCGAATGCACTTACGTTACGGTCGCTAACGAGTATCAGGGCAACGGGATAGCGAAACGTTTAATTCAGGACAGCTGGTATCTTGCCAGAGACTGTGGCTACAGGTTGTTTCGCATCGACTGCACGAGCAGGTAGCGAGCTTTTCGTCCTGGACGATTCGTGGCTTTTTTTCTAAACCGGAATTCTCGTTCAAGGTACACGGCCAAGGTGGCTGATGGATTCAGGTGGGAATGCGTGTGGAGCTTACCGTTCGATGAATACAAGTGCAACGGCGAGGTAATTTTCAAGCATATTCAAGAGCCGCACGGAAGGGTCGATGTCTACGTGGACCAGGTCAGATTTTGCAAGGACTATTGCAGGCCGCATCCAACCTGTAACaaacggaggaaaaaaaatgatcgcgTATGGAGGTTACGATAGAGAAATGACACGTCCTGTAGTGTCCGCGAATAATTGTTTCATGTATGCTTGTGTGGTGATCAATGACGACTGGTGAAgtatgaataatttaattttaatcttGATTATTGTTGGCTCCCATTTCGCAGTCGCGCGGTAATTATTCGCACATTTGtcaaggcttcaacgtcaccCGGGG is a genomic window containing:
- the LOC124295036 gene encoding glycine-rich cell wall structural protein-like — translated: MKLLASVALVCISSFTVSAKEPVLTADDSDKNLVVSGSGLEDLETSATGYIFRRNGNGQGQLFNSGGLSSGISGGYNYGSPLQGIGSLGGGNFGGSGGLGQFSGGSGINFPSKYSIGNFGGGDIGSNNIASMNGYSGNIGGGGFDETGLGIGGLGYGGGAAGSLGLGYGISKNGIGLAGLGGGLGDGLQGLGGLGGGLIQAGGLQGGLGYGRIGVGAGLAHGQYIPITGSLGGLGHGGIGGAASAGAYNNGGGAEFQAAEAAAAGEKGSKGYKVSEGFDKGEKGKIDEEKQAGAYSSAGGAKKGEAEEEKKYAESNAAAKGEKGETFHKSGGHKKGHKTSGFHNVYHKDEFKKDTSFYDSDHASGQKETYGSENAHHDAAKGEYEKAEKVDAAHHEDNQAKKGSFTNGHQYGAVQGHDREAGEKEHFDNEIEYAKKDGHKGEKKYGQSSDDYVKKIY
- the LOC124294923 gene encoding sarcoplasmic reticulum histidine-rich calcium-binding protein-like; the protein is MVVYRTMMWCFFAILGCVAAMPSNLESVSVSRTNLADMEASASGYSYQQQHGAPVSYVHFNNHATGNFHNAPTPVVSYIASAPEPAPVAYRAPETILKFRPASHQYAQNAPDNYKLGLPNGYILPLLPKQKEPLAPYFVPVKVDQVPRKIEIADDEKADDDDENDEDHHHDDEDDDDDDEEEYDPSFGRGFIEPAKISGSDYESGSGAEHSAKKHSTHGEKGEKGYKNHQDFDNNEKGEHESENHKGQYSADGGRKKSHSSTSGHYAGHEEGSKGEGGLSYGTEASHKKGHKTSGFHNVYHKDEYKKDTDFYDDAHKSGHFEKQGAFGDHHVSTEGGFKKGGHHDSAYAQNDAAKDGGFDKGHDYKEDQGHSNAKGHQGYHENYADYAAKDAANSGKKHSYAKEHHEPSRYTS
- the LOC107219589 gene encoding uncharacterized protein LOC107219589 yields the protein MSGLWRVFLVACLLEACLSHPAKEQAGKMYVSKTKMSDLESSASGYVYKNLPASKYAEIINEGLREFEEAPAAAPAKKSAKKEFVLLPSIQLEPDAEMLPAHYTRVEPPGVDHMEISFQDPEALDSYRSSLIEGTPEADAAPAAYAKTGEFQEGAGKQFAAEKHVAEGKKGEKGFKKAEEFEEAVKGEHDNANHKGSYAEAAGKKKAYDETEKHYAGHKDSAEADKGASYELEGHHEKGHNNAGFHNVYHKDEYKKDSDFYDKDHRGGKFRKHGHYGEKHTSAEGGFKKGGNHDSGYAEADEAREGEFAKGHEREAKKGHAAKQGYGGFFGNFEEFAKKGGAVEAKKYGFSSGDNAKESR
- the LOC107219468 gene encoding arylalkylamine N-acetyltransferase 1-like; translation: MASKVFKNYLSKVAGLGSHCYRALQFHGSPLNLKNCCQQATHQYYTRLARTQDHEAIMNVMCDTYLKCEPSIVNIGLSGMELPTLNLMIRKGMKEGMTIVAVRGDDEAVIGAAVNTGSCPWNPDHLLRFAKCCQCGPIQDLLRFYAYVTATPQLWQKYCILKIFECTYVTVANEYQGNGIAKRLIQDSWYLARDCGYRYTAKVADGFRWECVWSLPFDEYKCNGEVIFKHIQEPHGRVDVYVDQVRFCKDYCRPHPTCNKRRKKNDRVWRLR